CGCCGCGCTCTACTCCGCCGCGTCGATACATTCGATCAGCTCGCTGGCGTAGCCGTCCTGACCGTATTTTTCAAAAAACTCCACTTCTTCCTCGGCGGTCTCCGTGTCGCCCAGCGCCACGCAGCATTTGCCCAGGGTCAACCGCGCGTCGTATTGGTGTTTATCCAGCTCGATGGCCTGCCGCGCATACAGCATAGCGTGCCAGTAATCTTTTCTTTCGTAGCGCCATTCGGATAAAACCAGCCGCGCGTCGATGTATTTATCGTCCAATTCGGCGGCAGCCTGCATATAGCGCAGGGCCTGCTCCGGCTGATCCAGCATGTGGTAGGCCCAGCCCAGCCGAAAATTAAAAAGCGCGTTGTCCGGCTCGCGGCGCACGATCCTGCGCAAAACTTTGGCGCACTCCAGAAAACGATTGTTGTCGTAGGCTGAATTAGCTCTGGCCAGCAGCACATCGGTTTGATTGCTGGTAATTAAAGTAATGAGCAGATCATAAGCTATAAAACAGCCGACGCCGAGCAAAATGCCGGAGGCCAGAGAATGGTCAAACATGAGTTTCCTTTCTCGCCGTATTTTACTCTAAAAATTTAAATCTGCCACTATTTTGGCGGCGTGCTAAAATGCCGCTATGGAAATATTAACGCTGATTTTGGCTCTGGCAATTTTCATTCTGGCAGCGGCGCTGTTTTGGCTGAGGATCTTCGGGCCAAAAGAAAACGCGGTGGATTTTCTGACGCCGAAATTAACCGAGCTGGACAGATCGATCCGCGACGAATTTAGCCGCAGCCGTCAAGAAATGAATACGGCCGCCAAAGACACGCGCGAAGAGCTGGCCAAATCCCTGCAATTATTTGCGGATAGTTTTGAGAAGATCCGCGCGGCTGTGGAAAACAAATTGCGGGAGATCCAGACCGACAACAATAACCAGCTGGAAAAGATGCGCGCCACAGTTGATGAAAAACTGCACAAAACGCTGGAAACCAGACTGGGCGAGTCTTTCAAGCTGGTGAGCGAGCGGCTGGAGCTGGTGCAAAAAGGTTTGGGCGAGATGCAGAATTTGGCCGCGGGGGTCGGTGATTTGAAAAAAGTTTTGACCAATGTCAAAACCAAAGGCGTGCTGGGCGAATATCAACTGGGCGCTATTTTGGAACAGATACTTTCGCCGAGCCAGTATGCGCAAAATGTAAAAACCAAGCAGGGCAGCCGTGATATAGTGGAGTTTGCGGTGAAGATACCCAGCAAAGCGGATTCCGCAAAGATCGTCTGGCTGCCGATCGACGCCAAATTTCCTACCGAAGATTATGACCGCCTGCTCTCCGCTTATGACAGCGGCGACACGGGAGAGATCGAGCTGCACAAAAAAGAGCTGGAGAAAAAGATCAAAACTTTTGCCAGAGACATTGCCGAAAAATATATCGATCCGCCGCAGACTACGGATTTTGCGCTGCTGTTCCTGCCTTTTGAGGGGCTGTACGCCGAGGTGCTGCGTATCCCAAATTTGTTTGAGAGTTTGCAGCGTGATTACAAGATCGTGATTACCGGCCCGACCACCATCTCGGCGTTCCTCAACAGTCTGCAGATCGGTTTTCGCAGTTTGGCTGTGGAAAAAAGGACAAGTGAGATTTGGGATCTGCTCGGCGCGGTGCGCACGGAATTCGGCAAATTCGGCGATGTGCTGCAAAAGACTAAAGCCAAACTGGACGCGGCCAGCAGCGAGATCGAAAAAGCCGGCGCGCGTTCCCGGGCGATAGAGCGCAAACTGCGCGATGTGCAGGAACTGCCGGAGACCGCGGCGCAAAAACTGCTCGGTGATTTGAATGCGGTAGAAGAAGTCTCGGACAGCGCCGCCGCAGACTAGGCCAATTCCGCCAGCGCGCAGATGAGCGCGTTATCCGCCGCCAATTGTCCGGTCTTGATCTGATAATCGGCGTTTTGCAGCGCGCCGTAAGTGGTTTTTAATTTTTGGTAGTCGTGTTTATGCAGCGGCGGCAGAATATTTTTTTCTAAATTCCAGGTGTTCATTTTTAAAAGGCTGGCTATTTCGGCGGCGCTCAGACGCTGCGCTTGCAATTCTTTGATCTGCAGCAGGACGCGGAGCTGTCCGGTGATATAGCCGAGCAGTTTTTGCGGCGCTTCGCCGTCCTTGAGCAGCGCGACGGTCAGCCGCAGGGTTTCCGGCAGGTCTTTGCGGCGCAGAGCTTCGCCCAGAGCATAAGCCTGCAGCCCGCCCGCGCTGGCCAGCGCTTTGACGTCGTCGATATTCAGTTTGTTTTTGCCGGACGCGTAGAGCAATAATTTATCGGCTTCGCTGGCCAGCGCGCCAAGCGACAGACCGGCGGTTGCCACCAAAAACTCCGCGGCGCTCCGATCCAGCGCGCAGTTTTTTTCACGCAGATAATTGCTGATCCAGTCCGCCGCTTTGTCCTGCTCCCACGGCTTGAACGGCTCAAAAATTTTAGTCTCGCCGTTTTTTTGAAAAAACTTAAAAAATTTCCGCCGCTGATCGACCGGGCCGTTGACGACAAAAACCGCCCGCACGCCATCCGGCAGATTTTCCAGCGCGGCAAAAAGGCGCGTTTCGGCGCGTTCGTCCGAATTGCTCCTGGCGGTTTCCGTGACTTCTGTTTCCGCGTCATTTGTTTCAGTATTCTTTTTTTTCGGGCTGCCTTTTAAGAAAAACGGATCGTAGACCAGCACCAGACGCGCCGGTGAAAAAATCGGCAGTGTTTGCAGTGAGTTGATGATCCGGTTGAGGTCTTTTTCTTCCGGCGGGATGCTATCCAGCGCAAAGGCCGCCAGAGCCGGATCAACATATTTTTTCTTGAGCGCGCGGACGGCTTGCTCGACCAAAAACTGCTCTTCGCCGCCGACCAGATAAAGATTAGTGTCCGCCATAAAAGCCGCGCTCCTGTCCGATCGTGGTGGATTCTTCATGGCCGGGATAGACAATAATGCTGTCGTCCAGGGCCAGCAGTTTTTGCAGGGATTTTTGCATATCCGCCGCGCTGCCGCCCGGAAAATCCGTGCGCCCCAGATAACCGCCCGCGAACATGGTGTCGCCGCTGAATAAATGGTTTTCCAGTAGCAAACAGCTTGAGCCCGGCGTGTGCCCCGGCGTAGCGATGACCTGTATCGGCAGAGCGATGTCCAGTTTGTCCGTGTACCACTGATCGACGGCTAGATCCCCGATATGAT
The sequence above is drawn from the Candidatus Margulisiibacteriota bacterium genome and encodes:
- a CDS encoding MBL fold metallo-hydrolase, encoding MITVERVVVGPIHTNCYLVTSGGQTLIIDPGAAAARISAKIKELQLRPIAVINTHGHWDHIMADNAVKQEYNLPLLTPAADQWLIEKEKDYYHIGDLAVDQWYTDKLDIALPIQVIATPGHTPGSSCLLLENHLFSGDTMFAGGYLGRTDFPGGSAADMQKSLQKLLALDDSIIVYPGHEESTTIGQERGFYGGH
- a CDS encoding tetratricopeptide repeat protein; amino-acid sequence: MFDHSLASGILLGVGCFIAYDLLITLITSNQTDVLLARANSAYDNNRFLECAKVLRRIVRREPDNALFNFRLGWAYHMLDQPEQALRYMQAAAELDDKYIDARLVLSEWRYERKDYWHAMLYARQAIELDKHQYDARLTLGKCCVALGDTETAEEEVEFFEKYGQDGYASELIECIDAAE
- the holA gene encoding DNA polymerase III subunit delta; the protein is MADTNLYLVGGEEQFLVEQAVRALKKKYVDPALAAFALDSIPPEEKDLNRIINSLQTLPIFSPARLVLVYDPFFLKGSPKKKNTETNDAETEVTETARSNSDERAETRLFAALENLPDGVRAVFVVNGPVDQRRKFFKFFQKNGETKIFEPFKPWEQDKAADWISNYLREKNCALDRSAAEFLVATAGLSLGALASEADKLLLYASGKNKLNIDDVKALASAGGLQAYALGEALRRKDLPETLRLTVALLKDGEAPQKLLGYITGQLRVLLQIKELQAQRLSAAEIASLLKMNTWNLEKNILPPLHKHDYQKLKTTYGALQNADYQIKTGQLAADNALICALAELA
- the rmuC gene encoding DNA recombination protein RmuC, whose product is MEILTLILALAIFILAAALFWLRIFGPKENAVDFLTPKLTELDRSIRDEFSRSRQEMNTAAKDTREELAKSLQLFADSFEKIRAAVENKLREIQTDNNNQLEKMRATVDEKLHKTLETRLGESFKLVSERLELVQKGLGEMQNLAAGVGDLKKVLTNVKTKGVLGEYQLGAILEQILSPSQYAQNVKTKQGSRDIVEFAVKIPSKADSAKIVWLPIDAKFPTEDYDRLLSAYDSGDTGEIELHKKELEKKIKTFARDIAEKYIDPPQTTDFALLFLPFEGLYAEVLRIPNLFESLQRDYKIVITGPTTISAFLNSLQIGFRSLAVEKRTSEIWDLLGAVRTEFGKFGDVLQKTKAKLDAASSEIEKAGARSRAIERKLRDVQELPETAAQKLLGDLNAVEEVSDSAAAD